The proteins below come from a single Malus domestica chromosome 03, GDT2T_hap1 genomic window:
- the LOC103430057 gene encoding myosin-2 isoform X5, which yields MMVSASPSMIARSSLEEMLDSLRRRDEGEKPKELPPALPARPPSRARLPSARRSLPNNFRVEGAERSLECLPSMNKRKDGDLGFKTSNFGVKKTENDQNVESPYGRSLKDCRMKPEQKIAKSDCDDNIGYFIKKKLHVWCRLPGGLWELGTIQSTSGDAALVSVSSGNVIKVCRVDLLPANPNVLEGVDDLIQLSYLNEPSVLYNLQCRYSQDMIYSKAGPVLIAINPFKDVQIYGEDFVTTYRRKLTDKPHVYAVADAAYDEMMADDVNQSIIISGESGAGKTETAKVAMQYLADLGSGSCGTEHANAILQTNCILEAFGNAKTCRNHNASRFGKLFDIHFSTAGKICGASIQTFFLDKSRVTQLQNGERSYHVFYQLCAGAPSTLKERLNLKRASEYKYLNQSDCLEIDGVDDARKFHMLMEALDVVRVCKEDQEHAFSLLAAVLWLGNISFQSIDNENHVEVLADEAVTIAAMLMGCSSQELILSLSTPEIHGSKDSIVKRLTLRQAVDARDALAKFIYVSLFDWLVEQINKSLAVGKCRTGRSISILDIHGFESFQKNSFEQMCINYANERLQQHFNRHLFKLEQEECELDGVDWTKVDFQDNRECLNLFEKKPFGLLSLLDEELNFPKANDLTLANKFKQHLNANSCFKAEKASSFSICHLAGEVLYDTSGFLDKNRDKLPSIFFQLLSSCSCRLLQLFTSKEFKQFQKPENYSCQMNALDPSKSSAGIEFKGQLFKLMHQLESSKPHFISCIKPNSKQLPGMYEVNLVLQQLRCCGVLEVVRISRSGYPTRMTHQEFAGRYGFLLLEDDLPQDPLSLSIAILKRFSVLPEMYQIGYTKVFLRTGQIASLEDKRKKVLRGIIGVQKYFRGHRARCHFDQLKEGVAKIQSNADGLCENTGRKPGACETVDERQNLKRSHPENGKAKRKAGRKMSEVKVLPIKICHQIWQSFKGGCFRLKQLWCGRRRKMLNYRSNCNNLKQDGQNMNQR from the exons ATGATGGTTTCCGCGTCACCGTCGATGATAGCGAGGAGCTCATTGGAGGAAATGCTGGATTCGCTTCGGCGGAGAGATGAGGGCGAAAAGCCGAAGGAGTTGCCGCCGGCTTTGCCAGCTCGGCCACCTTCCAGGGCTCGGCTGCCATCAGCCCGCCGCTCTTTGCCCAACAACTTCAGGGTCGAAGGCGCAGAGCGCTCACTGGAGTGTTTGCCTAGTATGAACAAGAGAAAAGACGGGGACTTGGGGTTCAAGACAAGTAATTTTGGCGTGAAGAAGACGGAGAATGATCAAAATGTTGAGTCGCCATACGGCAGGTCACTGAAGGACTGTCGAATGAAGCCGGAGCAGAAGATTGCAAAGTCGGATTGCGATGACAACATTGGTTATTTCATCAAGAAG AAACTTCATGTTTGGTGTCGGCTACCTGGTGGGCTGTGGGAGTTAGGAACGATACAGTCAACTTCAGGGGACGCCGCCCTTGTTTCAGTCTCTAGTGGAAAT GTAATCAAAGTTTGCAGAGTTGATCTTTTACCTGCAAACCCAAATGTTCTCGAAGGTGTGGATGATCTTATCCAGCTTAGTTATTTGAATGAGCCTTCTGTACTTTACAATCTTCAATGTAGATATTCCCAGGATATGATTTAT AGCAAAGCTGGGCCAGTTTTGATTGCAATCAATCCTTTCAAAGATGTTCAAATTTATGGAGAAGATTTTGTCACAACTTATAGGCGGAAACTAACAGACAAACCTCATGTTTATGCTGTGGCAGACGCTGCTTATGATGAGATGATGGCAG ATGATGTAAATCAGTCCATAATCATAAG tggGGAAAGTGGAGCTGGGAAAACCGAGACAGCAAAAGTTGCAATGCAATACTTGGCTGATCTTGGTAGTGGCAGTTGTGGCACAGAGCATGCAAATGCAATCCTTCAGACCAATTGTATACTAGAAGCGTTTGGAAATGCAAAAACATGCAGAAATCACAATGCTAGTCGATTC GGGAAATTATTTGACATTCATTTTAGCACAGCAGGAAAAATATGTGGTGCTTCTATCCAAACAT TTTTTTTGGACAAG TCTAGAGTGACACAACTACAAAATGGTGAGAGGTCGTACCATGTCTTTTATCAACTCTGTGCTGGTGCTCCATCAACGCTAAAAG AGAGGCTAAACCTTAAAAGGGCTAGTGAGTACAAGTATCTTAATCAGAGTGATTGCTTGGAAATTGATGGTGTAGATGATGCGCGGAAGTTTCATATGCTCATG GAAGCGCTAGATGTTGTTCGAGTTTGTAAGGAAGATCAAGAACACGCGTTTTCATTGCTGGCTGCAGTGTTATGGCTGGGAAACATATCATTTCAATCAATTGACAATGAGAATCATGTAGAAGTGTTAGCTGATGAAG CTGTAACCATTGCTGCCATGCTGATGGGTTGTAGTTCTCAGGAACTGATTCTTTCCTTATCCACCCCCGAAATCCATGGTAGCAAGGATAGTATTGTCAAAAGATTGACACTGCGACAG GCAGTTGATGCAAGAGATGCATTGGCAAAATTTATCTATGTCAGCTTGTTTGACTGGCTTGTAGAACAAATTAACAAGTCACTTGCAGTGGGAAAATGCCGTACTGGGAGATCCATCAGTATACTTGATATTCACGGGTTTGAGTCATTCCAG AAGAACAGCTTTGAACAGATGTGCATTAATTATGCAAATGAAAGGCTGCAACAACATTTCAACCGACATTTATTTAAGCTTGAGCAGGAG GAATGTGAATTGGACGGGGTTGATTGGACTAAAGTTGATTTTCAAGACAACCGAGAATGCTTGAATCTGTTTGAGAAG AAACCTTTTGGGCTGCTATCCTTGTTGGATGAGGAATTGAACTTCCCCAAGGCAAATGATTTGACCCTTGCCAATAAATTTAAGCAACACTTGAATGCTAATTCTTGCTTCAAAGCAGAAAAAGCCAGCAGTTTCAGTATTTGTCATCTTGCTGGAGAG GTCCTATATGACACAAGTGGATTCTTGGACAAAAACAGAGATAAGTTGCCCTCTATTTTCTTCCAACTCCTGTCATCGTGCAGTTGCCGACTTCTGCAGTTGTTTACTTCCAAAGAGTTTAAGCAGTTCCAGAAACCAGAAAATTATTCGTGCCAGATGAATGCGTTGGACCCTTCAAAATCAAGCGCTGGTATTGAGTTCAAG GGTCAATTGTTTAAACTAATGCACCAGTTGGAGAGCAGCAAACCTCACTTCATTAGCTGCATAAAGCCAAACAGTAAGCAGCTTCCCGGCATGTATGAAGTAAACCTTGTTTTACAACAGCTCAGGTGTTGTGGAGTTTTGGAGGTTGTTAGGATATCACGATCTGGATATCCTACTAGAATGACACATCAAGAATTTGCTGGAAG GTATGGTTTTCTACTTTTGGAGGACGATTTACCTCAGGATCCATTAAGTCTATCCATTGCTATTCTAAAAAGATTCAGTGTCCTCCCTGAAATGTACCAAATTGGCTATACGAAAGTGTTTCTTAGAACGGGGCAG ATTGCATCGTTGGAGGATAAGCGAAAGAAAGTTCTGAGAGGAATAATTGGTGTCCAAAAATACTTCCGTGGTCACCGGGCTCGTTGTCACTTTGATCAACTTAAGGAAGGAGTCGCAAAGATACAATCAA ATGCAGATGGTCTTTGTGAAAATACTGGAAGGAAACCAGGTGCTTGTGAAACTGTTGATGAGCGGCAAAATTTGAAGAGGTCACATCCTGAGAATGGGAAAGCTAAAAGGAAGGCCGGCAGGAAGATGTCAGAGGTGAAGGTACTTCCGATAAA GATTTGCCATCAGATTTGGCAGAGCTTCAAAGGCGGGTGCTTCAGGCTGAAGCAACTCTGGTGCGGAAGGAGGAGGAAAATGCTGAATTACAGGAGCAACTGCAACAATTTGAAACAAGATGGTCAGAATATGAATCAAAGATGA
- the LOC103430057 gene encoding myosin-2 isoform X3: MMVSASPSMIARSSLEEMLDSLRRRDEGEKPKELPPALPARPPSRARLPSARRSLPNNFRVEGAERSLECLPSMNKRKDGDLGFKTSNFGVKKTENDQNVESPYGRSLKDCRMKPEQKIAKSDCDDNIGYFIKKKLHVWCRLPGGLWELGTIQSTSGDAALVSVSSGNVIKVCRVDLLPANPNVLEGVDDLIQLSYLNEPSVLYNLQCRYSQDMIYSKAGPVLIAINPFKDVQIYGEDFVTTYRRKLTDKPHVYAVADAAYDEMMADDVNQSIIISGESGAGKTETAKVAMQYLADLGSGSCGTEHANAILQTNCILEAFGNAKTCRNHNASRFGKLFDIHFSTAGKICGASIQTFFLDKSRVTQLQNGERSYHVFYQLCAGAPSTLKERLNLKRASEYKYLNQSDCLEIDGVDDARKFHMLMEALDVVRVCKEDQEHAFSLLAAVLWLGNISFQSIDNENHVEVLADEAVTIAAMLMGCSSQELILSLSTPEIHGSKDSIVKRLTLRQAVDARDALAKFIYVSLFDWLVEQINKSLAVGKCRTGRSISILDIHGFESFQKNSFEQMCINYANERLQQHFNRHLFKLEQEECELDGVDWTKVDFQDNRECLNLFEKKPFGLLSLLDEELNFPKANDLTLANKFKQHLNANSCFKAEKASSFSICHLAGEVLYDTSGFLDKNRDKLPSIFFQLLSSCSCRLLQLFTSKEFKQFQKPENYSCQMNALDPSKSSAGIEFKGQLFKLMHQLESSKPHFISCIKPNSKQLPGMYEVNLVLQQLRCCGVLEVVRISRSGYPTRMTHQEFAGRYGFLLLEDDLPQDPLSLSIAILKRFSVLPEMYQIGYTKVFLRTGQIASLEDKRKKVLRGIIGVQKYFRGHRARCHFDQLKEGVAKIQSNADGLCENTGRKPGACETVDERQNLKRSHPENGKAKRKAGRKMSEDLPSDLAELQRRVLQAEATLVRKEEENAELQEQLQQFETRWSEYESKMKSMQDVWQKQMVSLQTSLAAARKSLGSANTAGQPVTLGSVSSARYDSEEATSMGSRTPGASTPLNGAGREANGSSNAVSNLLKEFEQRRQIFDDDAKALVEVKPGQSAANMNPEEDLRKLKHRFESWKKEYKARLRETKTKLHKIWHSEEEKRRRKWWGKIGSRAL, translated from the exons ATGATGGTTTCCGCGTCACCGTCGATGATAGCGAGGAGCTCATTGGAGGAAATGCTGGATTCGCTTCGGCGGAGAGATGAGGGCGAAAAGCCGAAGGAGTTGCCGCCGGCTTTGCCAGCTCGGCCACCTTCCAGGGCTCGGCTGCCATCAGCCCGCCGCTCTTTGCCCAACAACTTCAGGGTCGAAGGCGCAGAGCGCTCACTGGAGTGTTTGCCTAGTATGAACAAGAGAAAAGACGGGGACTTGGGGTTCAAGACAAGTAATTTTGGCGTGAAGAAGACGGAGAATGATCAAAATGTTGAGTCGCCATACGGCAGGTCACTGAAGGACTGTCGAATGAAGCCGGAGCAGAAGATTGCAAAGTCGGATTGCGATGACAACATTGGTTATTTCATCAAGAAG AAACTTCATGTTTGGTGTCGGCTACCTGGTGGGCTGTGGGAGTTAGGAACGATACAGTCAACTTCAGGGGACGCCGCCCTTGTTTCAGTCTCTAGTGGAAAT GTAATCAAAGTTTGCAGAGTTGATCTTTTACCTGCAAACCCAAATGTTCTCGAAGGTGTGGATGATCTTATCCAGCTTAGTTATTTGAATGAGCCTTCTGTACTTTACAATCTTCAATGTAGATATTCCCAGGATATGATTTAT AGCAAAGCTGGGCCAGTTTTGATTGCAATCAATCCTTTCAAAGATGTTCAAATTTATGGAGAAGATTTTGTCACAACTTATAGGCGGAAACTAACAGACAAACCTCATGTTTATGCTGTGGCAGACGCTGCTTATGATGAGATGATGGCAG ATGATGTAAATCAGTCCATAATCATAAG tggGGAAAGTGGAGCTGGGAAAACCGAGACAGCAAAAGTTGCAATGCAATACTTGGCTGATCTTGGTAGTGGCAGTTGTGGCACAGAGCATGCAAATGCAATCCTTCAGACCAATTGTATACTAGAAGCGTTTGGAAATGCAAAAACATGCAGAAATCACAATGCTAGTCGATTC GGGAAATTATTTGACATTCATTTTAGCACAGCAGGAAAAATATGTGGTGCTTCTATCCAAACAT TTTTTTTGGACAAG TCTAGAGTGACACAACTACAAAATGGTGAGAGGTCGTACCATGTCTTTTATCAACTCTGTGCTGGTGCTCCATCAACGCTAAAAG AGAGGCTAAACCTTAAAAGGGCTAGTGAGTACAAGTATCTTAATCAGAGTGATTGCTTGGAAATTGATGGTGTAGATGATGCGCGGAAGTTTCATATGCTCATG GAAGCGCTAGATGTTGTTCGAGTTTGTAAGGAAGATCAAGAACACGCGTTTTCATTGCTGGCTGCAGTGTTATGGCTGGGAAACATATCATTTCAATCAATTGACAATGAGAATCATGTAGAAGTGTTAGCTGATGAAG CTGTAACCATTGCTGCCATGCTGATGGGTTGTAGTTCTCAGGAACTGATTCTTTCCTTATCCACCCCCGAAATCCATGGTAGCAAGGATAGTATTGTCAAAAGATTGACACTGCGACAG GCAGTTGATGCAAGAGATGCATTGGCAAAATTTATCTATGTCAGCTTGTTTGACTGGCTTGTAGAACAAATTAACAAGTCACTTGCAGTGGGAAAATGCCGTACTGGGAGATCCATCAGTATACTTGATATTCACGGGTTTGAGTCATTCCAG AAGAACAGCTTTGAACAGATGTGCATTAATTATGCAAATGAAAGGCTGCAACAACATTTCAACCGACATTTATTTAAGCTTGAGCAGGAG GAATGTGAATTGGACGGGGTTGATTGGACTAAAGTTGATTTTCAAGACAACCGAGAATGCTTGAATCTGTTTGAGAAG AAACCTTTTGGGCTGCTATCCTTGTTGGATGAGGAATTGAACTTCCCCAAGGCAAATGATTTGACCCTTGCCAATAAATTTAAGCAACACTTGAATGCTAATTCTTGCTTCAAAGCAGAAAAAGCCAGCAGTTTCAGTATTTGTCATCTTGCTGGAGAG GTCCTATATGACACAAGTGGATTCTTGGACAAAAACAGAGATAAGTTGCCCTCTATTTTCTTCCAACTCCTGTCATCGTGCAGTTGCCGACTTCTGCAGTTGTTTACTTCCAAAGAGTTTAAGCAGTTCCAGAAACCAGAAAATTATTCGTGCCAGATGAATGCGTTGGACCCTTCAAAATCAAGCGCTGGTATTGAGTTCAAG GGTCAATTGTTTAAACTAATGCACCAGTTGGAGAGCAGCAAACCTCACTTCATTAGCTGCATAAAGCCAAACAGTAAGCAGCTTCCCGGCATGTATGAAGTAAACCTTGTTTTACAACAGCTCAGGTGTTGTGGAGTTTTGGAGGTTGTTAGGATATCACGATCTGGATATCCTACTAGAATGACACATCAAGAATTTGCTGGAAG GTATGGTTTTCTACTTTTGGAGGACGATTTACCTCAGGATCCATTAAGTCTATCCATTGCTATTCTAAAAAGATTCAGTGTCCTCCCTGAAATGTACCAAATTGGCTATACGAAAGTGTTTCTTAGAACGGGGCAG ATTGCATCGTTGGAGGATAAGCGAAAGAAAGTTCTGAGAGGAATAATTGGTGTCCAAAAATACTTCCGTGGTCACCGGGCTCGTTGTCACTTTGATCAACTTAAGGAAGGAGTCGCAAAGATACAATCAA ATGCAGATGGTCTTTGTGAAAATACTGGAAGGAAACCAGGTGCTTGTGAAACTGTTGATGAGCGGCAAAATTTGAAGAGGTCACATCCTGAGAATGGGAAAGCTAAAAGGAAGGCCGGCAGGAAGATGTCAGAG GATTTGCCATCAGATTTGGCAGAGCTTCAAAGGCGGGTGCTTCAGGCTGAAGCAACTCTGGTGCGGAAGGAGGAGGAAAATGCTGAATTACAGGAGCAACTGCAACAATTTGAAACAAGATGGTCAGAATATGAATCAAAGATGAAATCGATGCAGGACGTGTGGCAGAAGCAGATGGTGTCTTTACAG ACGAGTCTTGCTGCGGCCAGAAAGAGTCTTGGATCTGCCAATACTGCTGGTCAACCTGTAACACTAGGTTCTGTTTCATCGGCCCGCTATGATTCTGAAGAAGCCACATCTATGGGATCTCGAACTCCTGGTGCAAGCACACCCCTCAATGGAGCAGGGCGTGAGGCTAATGGCAGCTCGAATGCAGTCAGCAATCTGTTGAAGGAATTTGAGCAGCGGAGACAGATATTCGATGATGATGCGAAAGCTCTGGTTGAGGTAAAACCTGGGCAGTCAGCTGCAAATATGAATCCTGAGGAAGATTTACGAAAACTTAAACACCGGTTTGAGTCCTGGAAGAAAGAGTACAAGGCAAGATTACGGGAGACAAAGACAAAGCTTCACAAAATTTGGCACTCAGAAGAGGAAAAACGGCGGAGAAAATGGTGGGGAAAGATAGGCTCAAGAGCATTGTAG
- the LOC103430057 gene encoding myosin-2 isoform X6, translated as MMVSASPSMIARSSLEEMLDSLRRRDEGEKPKELPPALPARPPSRARLPSARRSLPNNFRVEGAERSLECLPSMNKRKDGDLGFKTSNFGVKKTENDQNVESPYGRSLKDCRMKPEQKIAKSDCDDNIGYFIKKKLHVWCRLPGGLWELGTIQSTSGDAALVSVSSGNVIKVCRVDLLPANPNVLEGVDDLIQLSYLNEPSVLYNLQCRYSQDMIYSKAGPVLIAINPFKDVQIYGEDFVTTYRRKLTDKPHVYAVADAAYDEMMADDVNQSIIISGESGAGKTETAKVAMQYLADLGSGSCGTEHANAILQTNCILEAFGNAKTCRNHNASRFGKLFDIHFSTAGKICGASIQTFFLDKSRVTQLQNGERSYHVFYQLCAGAPSTLKERLNLKRASEYKYLNQSDCLEIDGVDDARKFHMLMEALDVVRVCKEDQEHAFSLLAAVLWLGNISFQSIDNENHVEVLADEAVTIAAMLMGCSSQELILSLSTPEIHGSKDSIVKRLTLRQAVDARDALAKFIYVSLFDWLVEQINKSLAVGKCRTGRSISILDIHGFESFQKNSFEQMCINYANERLQQHFNRHLFKLEQEECELDGVDWTKVDFQDNRECLNLFEKKPFGLLSLLDEELNFPKANDLTLANKFKQHLNANSCFKAEKASSFSICHLAGEVLYDTSGFLDKNRDKLPSIFFQLLSSCSCRLLQLFTSKEFKQFQKPENYSCQMNALDPSKSSAGIEFKGQLFKLMHQLESSKPHFISCIKPNSKQLPGMYEVNLVLQQLRCCGVLEVVRISRSGYPTRMTHQEFAGRYGFLLLEDDLPQDPLSLSIAILKRFSVLPEMYQIGYTKVFLRTGQIASLEDKRKKVLRGIIGVQKYFRGHRARCHFDQLKEGVAKIQSNGLCENTGRKPGACETVDERQNLKRSHPENGKAKRKAGRKMSEVKVLPIKICHQIWQSFKGGCFRLKQLWCGRRRKMLNYRSNCNNLKQDGQNMNQR; from the exons ATGATGGTTTCCGCGTCACCGTCGATGATAGCGAGGAGCTCATTGGAGGAAATGCTGGATTCGCTTCGGCGGAGAGATGAGGGCGAAAAGCCGAAGGAGTTGCCGCCGGCTTTGCCAGCTCGGCCACCTTCCAGGGCTCGGCTGCCATCAGCCCGCCGCTCTTTGCCCAACAACTTCAGGGTCGAAGGCGCAGAGCGCTCACTGGAGTGTTTGCCTAGTATGAACAAGAGAAAAGACGGGGACTTGGGGTTCAAGACAAGTAATTTTGGCGTGAAGAAGACGGAGAATGATCAAAATGTTGAGTCGCCATACGGCAGGTCACTGAAGGACTGTCGAATGAAGCCGGAGCAGAAGATTGCAAAGTCGGATTGCGATGACAACATTGGTTATTTCATCAAGAAG AAACTTCATGTTTGGTGTCGGCTACCTGGTGGGCTGTGGGAGTTAGGAACGATACAGTCAACTTCAGGGGACGCCGCCCTTGTTTCAGTCTCTAGTGGAAAT GTAATCAAAGTTTGCAGAGTTGATCTTTTACCTGCAAACCCAAATGTTCTCGAAGGTGTGGATGATCTTATCCAGCTTAGTTATTTGAATGAGCCTTCTGTACTTTACAATCTTCAATGTAGATATTCCCAGGATATGATTTAT AGCAAAGCTGGGCCAGTTTTGATTGCAATCAATCCTTTCAAAGATGTTCAAATTTATGGAGAAGATTTTGTCACAACTTATAGGCGGAAACTAACAGACAAACCTCATGTTTATGCTGTGGCAGACGCTGCTTATGATGAGATGATGGCAG ATGATGTAAATCAGTCCATAATCATAAG tggGGAAAGTGGAGCTGGGAAAACCGAGACAGCAAAAGTTGCAATGCAATACTTGGCTGATCTTGGTAGTGGCAGTTGTGGCACAGAGCATGCAAATGCAATCCTTCAGACCAATTGTATACTAGAAGCGTTTGGAAATGCAAAAACATGCAGAAATCACAATGCTAGTCGATTC GGGAAATTATTTGACATTCATTTTAGCACAGCAGGAAAAATATGTGGTGCTTCTATCCAAACAT TTTTTTTGGACAAG TCTAGAGTGACACAACTACAAAATGGTGAGAGGTCGTACCATGTCTTTTATCAACTCTGTGCTGGTGCTCCATCAACGCTAAAAG AGAGGCTAAACCTTAAAAGGGCTAGTGAGTACAAGTATCTTAATCAGAGTGATTGCTTGGAAATTGATGGTGTAGATGATGCGCGGAAGTTTCATATGCTCATG GAAGCGCTAGATGTTGTTCGAGTTTGTAAGGAAGATCAAGAACACGCGTTTTCATTGCTGGCTGCAGTGTTATGGCTGGGAAACATATCATTTCAATCAATTGACAATGAGAATCATGTAGAAGTGTTAGCTGATGAAG CTGTAACCATTGCTGCCATGCTGATGGGTTGTAGTTCTCAGGAACTGATTCTTTCCTTATCCACCCCCGAAATCCATGGTAGCAAGGATAGTATTGTCAAAAGATTGACACTGCGACAG GCAGTTGATGCAAGAGATGCATTGGCAAAATTTATCTATGTCAGCTTGTTTGACTGGCTTGTAGAACAAATTAACAAGTCACTTGCAGTGGGAAAATGCCGTACTGGGAGATCCATCAGTATACTTGATATTCACGGGTTTGAGTCATTCCAG AAGAACAGCTTTGAACAGATGTGCATTAATTATGCAAATGAAAGGCTGCAACAACATTTCAACCGACATTTATTTAAGCTTGAGCAGGAG GAATGTGAATTGGACGGGGTTGATTGGACTAAAGTTGATTTTCAAGACAACCGAGAATGCTTGAATCTGTTTGAGAAG AAACCTTTTGGGCTGCTATCCTTGTTGGATGAGGAATTGAACTTCCCCAAGGCAAATGATTTGACCCTTGCCAATAAATTTAAGCAACACTTGAATGCTAATTCTTGCTTCAAAGCAGAAAAAGCCAGCAGTTTCAGTATTTGTCATCTTGCTGGAGAG GTCCTATATGACACAAGTGGATTCTTGGACAAAAACAGAGATAAGTTGCCCTCTATTTTCTTCCAACTCCTGTCATCGTGCAGTTGCCGACTTCTGCAGTTGTTTACTTCCAAAGAGTTTAAGCAGTTCCAGAAACCAGAAAATTATTCGTGCCAGATGAATGCGTTGGACCCTTCAAAATCAAGCGCTGGTATTGAGTTCAAG GGTCAATTGTTTAAACTAATGCACCAGTTGGAGAGCAGCAAACCTCACTTCATTAGCTGCATAAAGCCAAACAGTAAGCAGCTTCCCGGCATGTATGAAGTAAACCTTGTTTTACAACAGCTCAGGTGTTGTGGAGTTTTGGAGGTTGTTAGGATATCACGATCTGGATATCCTACTAGAATGACACATCAAGAATTTGCTGGAAG GTATGGTTTTCTACTTTTGGAGGACGATTTACCTCAGGATCCATTAAGTCTATCCATTGCTATTCTAAAAAGATTCAGTGTCCTCCCTGAAATGTACCAAATTGGCTATACGAAAGTGTTTCTTAGAACGGGGCAG ATTGCATCGTTGGAGGATAAGCGAAAGAAAGTTCTGAGAGGAATAATTGGTGTCCAAAAATACTTCCGTGGTCACCGGGCTCGTTGTCACTTTGATCAACTTAAGGAAGGAGTCGCAAAGATACAATCAA ATGGTCTTTGTGAAAATACTGGAAGGAAACCAGGTGCTTGTGAAACTGTTGATGAGCGGCAAAATTTGAAGAGGTCACATCCTGAGAATGGGAAAGCTAAAAGGAAGGCCGGCAGGAAGATGTCAGAGGTGAAGGTACTTCCGATAAA GATTTGCCATCAGATTTGGCAGAGCTTCAAAGGCGGGTGCTTCAGGCTGAAGCAACTCTGGTGCGGAAGGAGGAGGAAAATGCTGAATTACAGGAGCAACTGCAACAATTTGAAACAAGATGGTCAGAATATGAATCAAAGATGA